One part of the Campylobacter sp. RM16189 genome encodes these proteins:
- a CDS encoding CinA family protein: protein MKNALLIIGKDLSINGAFLGYIFSFYKAHFKELGEFNFADKSDKELPFIIENLCSKFDTLCIFASNENYATTAKILATLSEDLIELKEQNTLAPSKAITITKDSFLINLNNTQVNLIKAIPTKEIGQIHIKPNINFTYFNLFDIDSESTKILLEPIAKTYEVQIYISQIIENLVIVRAEANKFGQIESFINGVKNLFSQKFIASRNLVEHIAKTLIRKNLKITFAESCTAGLIAAKFGQFAGVSAAFDGSLITYANEIKAEWLGVGKNTIETYGAVSEQCVNEMLSGVIRSSGADFALAVSGIAGPDGGSVEKPAGTVFVGALSKNGKIIVDRLNLKGDRNYIREQSALHAYTCLLRIAPEIFF, encoded by the coding sequence ATGAAAAATGCACTTTTAATAATCGGGAAAGATTTAAGCATAAATGGCGCTTTTTTGGGATACATTTTTAGCTTTTATAAGGCTCATTTTAAAGAGCTTGGGGAGTTTAATTTCGCCGATAAAAGCGACAAAGAGTTGCCATTTATCATAGAAAACTTATGCTCTAAATTTGATACTCTTTGCATATTTGCCTCAAATGAAAACTACGCAACTACGGCTAAAATTTTGGCTACATTAAGCGAGGATTTAATAGAACTAAAGGAGCAAAATACACTTGCGCCAAGCAAAGCTATAACAATAACGAAAGATAGCTTTTTAATAAATTTAAATAATACTCAAGTAAATCTTATAAAAGCTATTCCAACTAAAGAAATAGGGCAAATTCACATAAAACCAAATATAAATTTTACTTATTTTAACCTATTTGATATCGATAGCGAAAGTACTAAAATTTTATTAGAACCGATTGCTAAAACTTACGAAGTACAAATTTATATATCCCAAATCATAGAGAATTTAGTTATCGTAAGGGCGGAAGCTAATAAATTTGGTCAGATAGAAAGCTTTATAAACGGCGTTAAAAATCTATTTTCTCAAAAATTTATCGCCAGTAGAAATTTAGTTGAACATATCGCAAAAACACTCATTAGAAAAAATCTAAAAATTACTTTTGCGGAGTCTTGTACAGCTGGGTTAATAGCAGCCAAATTTGGTCAATTTGCAGGAGTTTCAGCCGCTTTTGACGGCTCGCTTATAACTTATGCAAACGAGATTAAAGCAGAATGGCTAGGAGTTGGCAAGAATACTATTGAAACTTATGGAGCGGTAAGCGAACAATGCGTAAATGAGATGCTAAGTGGGGTCATTCGCTCAAGCGGAGCTGATTTCGCATTGGCCGTGAGCGGCATAGCGGGACCTGACGGCGGAAGCGTAGAAAAACCCGCAGGAACTGTATTTGTAGGAGCCTTAAGCAAAAACGGCAAGATCATAGTCGATAGGCTAAATTTAAAAGGAGATAGAAACTACATAAGAGAACAAAGCGCACTGCACGCCTATACATGCTTATTACGCATTGCTCCTGAAATCTTTTTTTGA
- a CDS encoding rhodanese-like domain-containing protein codes for MKKFLLISMAASAAFSQFQNVNVTPQNINDYEQIVDIRTEPEWRATGIVKGAKTITFDPYNTTKFIQELKDNFDISKPIALICRSGNRSFHAARMLDSGGLNIINLNGGMGALIRQGYEPVPFNK; via the coding sequence TTGAAAAAATTTCTACTTATATCAATGGCTGCATCCGCTGCTTTTTCTCAGTTTCAAAATGTAAATGTAACGCCTCAAAATATTAATGATTACGAGCAGATTGTAGACATTAGAACAGAGCCTGAGTGGAGAGCTACGGGCATAGTAAAAGGTGCTAAAACAATAACCTTTGATCCTTACAATACTACTAAATTTATACAAGAGCTAAAGGATAACTTTGATATCTCAAAGCCTATAGCTTTGATTTGCAGAAGCGGCAACAGAAGCTTTCATGCAGCTAGAATGCTTGATTCTGGTGGGCTAAATATCATAAATTTAAATGGCGGAATGGGTGCTTTGATTAGACAAGGCTACGAGCCTGTTCCTTTTAATAAATAA
- a CDS encoding ABC transporter ATP-binding protein: MLNIRNLNKKFNNIDVLKHINLTLKEGEILSILGESGCGKSTLLRIIAGLETKDSGDIELKKGCGVAMMFQNYALFPHLNVNKNIEFALSKMPKNERDIEIESLLEKFKIKELKNKMCDQISGGQAQRVAFARAVANKEKLLLLDEPFANLDHNLRHTLRSELKQLIKQNGLSAIMVTHDKEDAFMLSDRIALIKNGIILDIGTPKELYFNPSSFEVAKFLGEMNSVAGYNIEVLPDEFKQWLKNKRYMFRPEQIISGNKFEANVLSCRFLGAFYELELEFMNVKFKSIINSNIEISDKFGFDLN, from the coding sequence ATTTTAAATATTAGAAATTTAAACAAGAAATTTAACAACATAGATGTTTTGAAACATATAAATTTGACACTAAAAGAAGGTGAAATTTTAAGTATTTTGGGTGAAAGCGGATGCGGTAAAAGCACTCTTTTAAGAATTATAGCCGGACTTGAGACAAAAGATAGCGGAGATATAGAACTTAAAAAAGGTTGTGGTGTGGCCATGATGTTTCAAAACTACGCTCTATTTCCGCACTTAAATGTAAATAAAAATATCGAATTCGCTCTTTCAAAAATGCCTAAAAACGAACGTGATATAGAGATAGAGAGTCTGCTTGAGAAATTTAAAATAAAAGAGCTAAAAAATAAAATGTGCGATCAAATTTCAGGAGGACAGGCTCAACGCGTGGCATTTGCAAGAGCAGTGGCAAACAAAGAAAAGCTTTTATTACTTGATGAGCCGTTTGCAAATCTAGATCACAATCTCCGCCATACTTTAAGATCTGAATTGAAACAGTTGATTAAACAAAACGGTCTAAGCGCAATAATGGTAACTCACGATAAAGAAGATGCCTTTATGCTAAGCGATAGAATTGCACTTATTAAAAATGGTATTATTTTAGATATTGGCACACCTAAAGAGCTCTATTTTAATCCAAGTAGTTTCGAGGTGGCAAAATTTTTAGGCGAAATGAATTCTGTGGCAGGATACAATATAGAAGTGCTTCCAGATGAATTTAAACAGTGGCTGAAGAATAAGAGATATATGTTTAGACCGGAACAAATTATAAGCGGCAATAAATTTGAAGCAAATGTATTAAGTTGCCGATTTTTAGGTGCATTTTATGAGCTTGAATTAGAATTTATGAATGTAAAATTTAAAAGCATCATAAACTCAAATATTGAAATAAGTGATAAATTTGGCTTTGATTTAAACTAA
- a CDS encoding iron ABC transporter permease gives MNIKFWAITVALIILVPIISIFFEIAFGDYSNLEHFFKYLFLRYIQGTFLVAFGVLALSATIAVISAWIVANYRFPFVNFFEYALMLPLAIPAYIFSFCYVGIMEFQGYFHKIFGFRLDFMNIYGAIFVLSLSLYPYIYMFAKTSFKTQSKVLFDVCKIYKLSQFKIFRVAVMLSRPAIIGGAMLVLMETLSDYGTVAYYGVATFSAGIFKLWFDLGDSYSASILAAMLMVLVFIIMIFEHINKNSKGYSFNTHNIAKTTAKSELNTIGKTLAFLWCFVIFCLAFLFPVIWLVYWSIMTIQDFKLEFITMAGNSLLMAIISAILITFISFFLVFSTRIIKNNKLNTFLLKTTSLGYALPGASIGLCVMIVFGYIDRNFGTQFLSASFVVLIFGYIVRFLATSVYAVESGYAKIPKNIDDASLLLNRSKFTLFFKVHFPLLKHFFFLSLIVVFIDIVKELPLSLILRPLGFETLSIRAFFYATDERLYAAALPSLLIVLLSLVAVIWLEIISRKKA, from the coding sequence GTGAATATCAAATTTTGGGCGATTACGGTCGCCCTCATCATCCTAGTCCCTATTATTAGCATTTTTTTCGAGATAGCTTTTGGAGACTACTCCAATTTAGAGCATTTTTTTAAATATCTATTTTTAAGGTATATTCAAGGCACTTTTTTAGTAGCTTTCGGGGTCTTGGCTCTAAGTGCCACAATAGCCGTTATTTCGGCATGGATAGTAGCTAACTACCGATTTCCTTTTGTAAATTTCTTTGAATATGCCCTAATGCTTCCGCTTGCCATACCAGCTTACATATTTAGCTTTTGTTATGTCGGAATAATGGAGTTTCAAGGCTATTTTCATAAAATTTTCGGCTTTAGGCTTGATTTTATGAATATTTACGGAGCCATTTTTGTGCTTTCTTTATCGCTTTATCCATATATCTATATGTTCGCAAAAACTTCCTTTAAAACTCAGTCGAAAGTGCTTTTTGACGTATGTAAAATTTATAAACTGTCTCAGTTTAAAATATTTAGAGTAGCCGTGATGCTCTCTAGACCGGCCATTATAGGCGGAGCAATGTTAGTTTTAATGGAAACTTTAAGTGATTACGGAACTGTGGCTTATTACGGAGTGGCAACATTTAGCGCAGGGATATTTAAACTATGGTTCGATTTAGGAGACTCATACTCCGCATCTATTTTGGCTGCAATGCTAATGGTTTTAGTATTTATCATAATGATATTTGAGCATATCAATAAAAATTCGAAAGGCTATAGCTTTAATACACACAATATCGCAAAGACAACAGCCAAAAGCGAGCTTAACACTATCGGGAAAACTTTAGCTTTCTTGTGGTGCTTTGTAATTTTTTGTTTGGCATTTTTATTTCCTGTTATCTGGCTTGTTTATTGGAGCATAATGACGATTCAAGATTTCAAGCTAGAATTTATAACCATGGCTGGAAATTCGCTTCTAATGGCTATCATAAGTGCAATTTTAATAACTTTTATTAGCTTCTTTCTAGTATTTTCAACAAGAATTATCAAAAACAATAAGCTAAATACATTCTTACTAAAAACTACCTCTCTTGGCTATGCACTCCCAGGTGCAAGCATAGGCCTATGCGTGATGATAGTATTCGGATATATAGATAGAAATTTTGGCACTCAATTTTTATCAGCCTCGTTTGTCGTATTGATCTTTGGCTATATTGTAAGATTTTTAGCGACTTCTGTATACGCCGTAGAGAGTGGTTACGCTAAGATTCCAAAAAATATAGATGACGCAAGCCTACTTCTTAATAGATCTAAATTCACACTTTTTTTTAAAGTGCATTTTCCCCTATTAAAACACTTTTTCTTTCTTTCGTTGATTGTAGTTTTTATAGACATTGTAAAAGAGCTGCCATTAAGCCTGATACTTCGTCCGCTTGGCTTTGAAACTCTTAGTATTAGAGCTTTTTTCTATGCCACAGACGAGAGATTATATGCGGCAGCATTGCCATCTTTACTAATAGTTTTGCTATCTTTAGTGGCAGTAATTTGGCTTGAAATAATATCTAGGAAAAAAGCGTAA
- a CDS encoding lipoprotein: MNKISIFVILLTLLLSGCSDGKQAKEIVDSAKDAANKIIEKGSNAAKDVIDKTSETKGSTQDIIDTVTDKAIKSAEEIKDKVESTIDEIRKDTKDILNNMLEENSTKEKQKLEEIFKI, from the coding sequence ATGAATAAAATTTCAATCTTCGTAATACTTTTAACTCTACTTTTATCTGGATGCTCTGACGGCAAGCAAGCTAAAGAGATAGTTGATTCCGCGAAAGATGCTGCCAATAAAATCATAGAAAAAGGCTCTAACGCTGCAAAAGATGTCATTGATAAAACCTCAGAAACAAAAGGAAGCACACAAGACATTATAGATACGGTTACCGATAAGGCTATAAAAAGCGCTGAAGAGATCAAAGATAAAGTAGAGAGCACTATAGATGAGATAAGAAAAGACACTAAAGATATTTTAAATAACATGCTAGAGGAAAACAGCACAAAAGAAAAACAAAAATTAGAAGAGATTTTTAAAATATAA
- a CDS encoding Fe(3+) ABC transporter substrate-binding protein, protein MKKSILALSLLAGFALAAEINIYSARHYDADTQLYKLFEEKTGIKVNATQAKGGELIKKLEVEGDSSVADLFITADAGNFYTAKKKGVLQSVKSQTLEKIVPVQYRDSEGYWFAISKRARIIAYDKRNFDPSIIKNYQDLTKPELKGKLLIRSATAGYNTSLLASIIESEGVDAASKWAKGTLANLARDPKGGDRDQAKAIFAGEGQVAVMNTYYIGLMLNSPKPEDVEVAKILGVIFPNQDNRGTHVNISGIALTKASKNKENAIKFMEFMVSPEAQKILAGINYEYPVNTAVEPSDTIKAFGKFKEDSTPLYKSVEKISEAVKIFDMAGWK, encoded by the coding sequence ATGAAAAAAAGCATACTAGCTTTAAGTTTGCTAGCAGGTTTTGCACTTGCTGCTGAAATAAACATATATTCTGCTCGCCACTATGACGCTGACACACAACTTTATAAGTTATTCGAAGAAAAAACTGGAATTAAAGTAAATGCAACTCAGGCAAAGGGTGGAGAGCTTATTAAAAAGCTTGAGGTAGAGGGCGATAGCTCTGTAGCAGACCTTTTTATCACTGCAGATGCCGGAAATTTCTACACAGCTAAGAAAAAAGGCGTATTGCAATCTGTAAAATCTCAAACTCTAGAAAAAATCGTTCCAGTTCAATATAGAGACTCAGAGGGATATTGGTTTGCTATCTCAAAAAGAGCTAGAATAATAGCTTATGACAAGAGAAATTTTGATCCAAGTATAATTAAAAACTATCAAGACCTAACCAAACCTGAGCTAAAAGGCAAACTTCTAATTAGAAGTGCTACAGCAGGATATAACACATCTCTTCTGGCTTCAATTATAGAGAGCGAAGGTGTAGACGCGGCTAGCAAATGGGCTAAAGGCACTCTAGCCAACTTAGCTCGTGATCCAAAAGGCGGCGATAGAGACCAAGCTAAAGCAATATTTGCAGGAGAGGGTCAAGTGGCGGTAATGAATACTTACTACATCGGACTTATGCTAAATTCTCCAAAGCCTGAAGATGTAGAGGTAGCTAAAATTTTAGGAGTAATCTTCCCTAATCAAGATAACCGCGGAACACACGTAAATATAAGCGGTATAGCGCTTACAAAAGCTTCTAAAAACAAAGAGAATGCTATCAAATTTATGGAGTTTATGGTAAGTCCTGAGGCTCAAAAGATACTTGCAGGCATTAACTACGAATATCCTGTAAATACAGCAGTAGAACCGAGCGATACAATCAAAGCGTTTGGAAAATTCAAAGAGGACTCAACTCCACTTTATAAATCTGTAGAAAAAATAAGCGAGGCCGTAAAAATATTTGATATGGCTGGCTGGAAATAA